In Nicotiana tabacum cultivar K326 chromosome 11, ASM71507v2, whole genome shotgun sequence, a single window of DNA contains:
- the LOC107810124 gene encoding inositol diphosphatase DSP1 codes for MRLENGDDRSTCHSIENSDGGADVSPENFSPAIDATEGLLVPPLNFSMVDYGVFRSGFPDIANFSFLQTLGLRSIIYLCPEPYPEANVEFLNANGIRPFQFAIEGSKEPPLVNIPEETIREALRVILDEKNRPLLIHCKRGKHRTGCLVGCLRKLQNWCLTSIFDEYQRYAAEKARVSDLRFMELFDISGFKQPPTFCSHTKN; via the exons ATGCGATTGGAAAACGGCGACGATCGATCCACGTGTCACAGTATTGAAAACTCCGACGGCGGCGCCGACGTTTCGCCGGAGAATTTTTCTCCGGCAATCGACGCCACTGAAGGACTACTCGTTCCGCCTCTCAATTTCTCTATGGTTGATTACGGTGTTTTTCGGTCTGGTTTCCCTGATATTGCTAACTTCTCCTTTTTGCAAACCCTAGGCCTACGCTCTATCAT ATATTTGTGTCCGGAGCCATATCCTGAAGCGAATGTAGAGTTTTTAAATGCGAATGGAATTCGGCCTTTTCAATTTGCCATTGAAGGATCCAAG GAGCCACCATTGGTCAACATCCCAGAGGAAACAATAAGAGAAGCTTTGAGGGTTATCCTTG ATGAAAAGAATCGCCCTCTGTTAATTCACTGCAAAAGAGGAAAG CACCGAACTGGCTGTCTTGTGGGGTGCCTCAGAAAATTACAGAACTGGTGCCTTACTTCAATTTTTGATGAGTACCAAAGGTATGCTGCTGAGAAAGCTAGAGTATCAGATCTGAGGTTCATGGAGTTGTTTGACATTTCTGGCTTCAAGCAGCCGCCAACATTCTGTTCACATACAAAGAATTAA